In Helianthus annuus cultivar XRQ/B chromosome 8, HanXRQr2.0-SUNRISE, whole genome shotgun sequence, a single genomic region encodes these proteins:
- the LOC110870281 gene encoding uncharacterized protein LOC110870281, translating to MIKKESLENDKATNLLKSTVMDKQMEINIHVDTIASLKRELELMKIETEKTDKKLMSYEASSYVIDQIVPKQSDLKPVFKNGVETALNLKLRTIENELPESIDVTFSPSDTDNESQVIKTVVDQVLDEESDNSEFETMKTHFENSISDSEEDGNFLDKIENVEKVFKLVEIDISEVNNNEFLSKPKRSFVKSQPNNSGKKEWVGNGGNNKRNGNNFKNKGVGFEKKMAKKNVKPKEKMSDSIEVKKMENVLKTEPKVFENDVDKLEFELDKLLEEFPPIKKEDLKPKVKTDVPNVFFNIPKVDVTCDIVFGSVSTGLPRSIISKWIMDSGTSRHMTGMLALLYDVKSINGGYVGFAGNQGGRIVGEGTLTNGVVTFDKVNYIIELENNLLSISQICDKSFTVHFTKNECLIIKPGFKIPENMVLMRAPRENDLVQEGKADKEDTPAEVAEFN from the exons ATGATTAAAAAAGAAagtcttgaaaatgataaagccacGAATTTGCTAAAATCAACTGTCATGGACAAACAGATGGAAATTAACATCCATGTGGACACAATTGCTTCTTTAAAAAGAGAACTTGAATTAATGAAAATCGAAACTGAGAAAACTGACAAGAAACTGATGAGTTATGAGGCTTCGTCATAcgtgattgatcaaattgttcCAAAACAATCTGATTTGAAACCTGTCTTCAaaa atggggtggaaacTGCATTGAACCTCAAATTGAGAACCATTGAGAATGAGTTGCCTGAGagtattgatgttacattttctcCGTCCGACACTGATAATGAGTCACAGGTGATCAAAACCGTTGTTGACCAAGTGTTAGATGAAGAAAGTGATAACTCGGAGTTTGAGACTATgaaaactcattttgaaaactCCATTTCTGATTCTGAAGAAGATGGTAACTTCTTAGACAA AATTGAAAATGTTGAAAAGGTGTTTAAATTGGTTGAGATTGACATTTCTGAGGTGAACAACAATGAGTTTCTTTCAAAACCTAAAAGGTCTTTTGTTAAATCACAACCAAACAACTCGGGAAAGAAAGAATGGGTGGGCAATGGTGGTAATAACAAGAGAAATGGAAACAATTTCAAAAACAAAGGTGTTggatttgaaaagaaaatggctAAGAAGAATGTCAAGCCAAAGGAAAAGATGAGTGAT TCAATTGAGGTTAAGAAGAtggaaaatgttttgaaaactgAACCAAAAGTCTTTGAAAATGATGTGGATAAACTTGAATTTGAACTTGATAAGCTGCTTGAAGAGTTTCCACCGATTAAGAAGGAAGATTTAAAACCAAAAGTCAAAACTGATGTTCCAAATGTCTTTTTTAACATTCCGAAAGTTGATGTGACATGTGATATTGTGTTTGGTAGTGTTTCAACT GGGCTTCCGAGGTCAATAATCTCGAAATGGATCATGGACAGCGGAACTTCAAGGCACATGACAGGAATGCTAGCATTGCTTTATGACGTCAAATCTATCAACGGAGGATATGTGGGATTTGCTGGGAATCAGGGTGGCAGgatagttggtgaaggaactctGACGAATGGAGTAGTAACATTTGATAAAGTGAACTATATAATCGAACTTGAAAACAATTTGTTGAGCATCTCACAAATCTGTGACAAGTCTTTTACAGTACACTTTACTAAAAATGAATGCTTAATCATAAAACCTGGTTTTAAAATTCCTGAGAACATGGTGTTGATGCGAGCTCCGCGAGAAAATGACTT agTGCAAGAAGGGAAAGCAGACAAAGAAGACACACCCGCAGAAGTTGCTGAATTCAATTAG